The region TTTGTCCCTTCCACCTCTTAGTCCAGACATGAAAGCAGCACCTGGGATGTACTCAGCGATCctttgtggaaaaaagacaacaaaaagaCAGATTCCAACCGGTATTTCAGATAATGGAATTTTAAAAGGGTCATTGTTAATGATGGGAGGGGAGACTTACATATCTGCAGACTTCTTCAATGCACGAGGAATCTTGTCCCATTTCAGCTTCAAGCGGGCAGCAGGGTTTGTACCCATAAGACCAGTTTCTGCTGCGATATCTACCCCATATTTCTGGCAATGTTCTCCCCAGCCAACCTTTGCCTATTTTGAAAGAAAGGATGTAATGTTAATCCACACTGAGCTTGAAATTGGCTTTTGAAAAGGAGAGAAGCAAAAGACAACACAAAACCTTTATTTATATTCAGCGATATTTTTGATATTTACCCCTTATTCTTTAGCCCAGCTGCCCTTAAATTGCTGCTTCTAAATGGTAGAGCTACTCTGTTGCTCCGGTAGAGCGTTTTGTGACACACTCGCAAATTGAAGTGCTGAATCTCACCTGGACTTTGTGCATGCTTAGCAGGATACCATCAGCACACATCTTCCAGTTGTCATTCTCGGCTAGAGCGGCCATGATGACCTGCAGCCTGCTTGTGTCCCTGTCCAGGTAAGCGGCAGCCTGGTATCCTTGCATTTTACCGTCAGTCCTCACCGCACGGATGATGACGGCGAATTCAGGAGGGATGGAATCTCCAAGCAATCTTGACTGTACCACAAAGAGACAGAGGTAGAAAGCTCAGAAAATGCTTAATTCTGTTATGACAATATAACGTGGCTTACAGTCACGCGCATCGTTGTTTTTACCTTCCGGTAAATATTTTCGAAGCTGGAgtcgctgctgctgctgctgctgctgctgctgctgctgctactgCTGCTGCTTTCAGAACTTGAGGAGGACCGTCTTCGGTCATCAGCCTTGGATTTGGTTTGCTGTAAGGAAGTGTAAGAAATTTTGTTTAAAGCCTGCATAGTTTTGAAACTTATATACCTTAACATAAATATAGCCAAATCCTATTACCTCCTTTTGGTTGTATTTGATGAATTTGTACTTATAAACTTCTTCCTGTACAGGAAAATAAAAACGTACATTCACAAATATGTCTAGATTGAAATTTTATGGCTTAAACTATAATGTGATGAAAACCTCCCAAAAGAGCTGGTGGGAGAGTGAGAGGGCCTCACCTCAGAGCTACTTGAACTGGAAGAGCTGCTGCTGTCAGAGTTGCTGGAGGATTTACTGCTTCTGCtgctactgctgctgctgctactgCGCCTCTTGTTATCCTTGTTTTTAGCGCCCTTGTCCTCGTCCTTTCTTCGCCGATTTGAGGGAGAAGAagaggagctggaagaggagCTGGAAGATGAGCTGGAAGAGGAGCTGGAAGAAGAGCTGGAAGAGGAGCTGGAAGAAGAGCTGGATGAAGAACTTGAAGAAGAGCTGGAAGAGGAACTGGAGGAACTGCTCGAGCTGGAACTGGTGGAATTCTTCAGTCGCTGTCTCTACAAGAAGAGGAGGGTGTAGGTACAGGTCAGTTCATAGACTTATGCTTCCCagttcattgatattgtttgaaatattattttatgtGAAGGTTGGGGAAACATCTTAAATAAAATGATGCACCATGTCAGTCTGCAGGATTTTCTTCAGTTTTGATACCACAGGCCTTTCCTTTTCTTCCGGCAGGGTGACTGTTTTTATGAGCTTCGATGCAGCCTTTGGTCCAACCTGTATCTCAACCTGTATTTTCTCGATGCCTTCATCCGAAACTataagaaatttaaaaaaattctcaGATTGGTTTATGTTTGGCTAAGGAGCACTAGAGAATTATGAGTTTGACTTAACAGATCATGTATGCTTGTTTCTCGTTCAGATAACGTACCAGGTTTCATAGCAATGGTTATGTTATGATCTCCAATAAGCTTATAAAGAGGGGAATTTCTCATGAAGCCAGCATTCTGGGAAGCTATCTTAACACAAGCCTTTACACCAAGTCTTTGCATCGTGATACACAGTTTCCGGTCAATTCTGGCTGAAACGCGAGTTTCCATTGGCTGGTTCGTATCGATCGCACCAGAAGACATAATTTCCGATGAGCTTGACtacaaataaaagaaagatTGAGACAGGCATGAGGAGTCAGAAATGCATTATACCATATCATAAATGCACTGTACAAAATTAGCAAAAACAAAGCAGATTGGTGGTTTACCAAGTCACTGTCAGAAGATTCTGCAGATGTAAATTTCTCCTTGGATATCCGGGCTGCTAAAGCTTCAGGTACGATTGGAGTTTTCCTAGCAGCTGAAAGATTTTCCACGTTTCTTGCCACAGCAAAGGCTTCAGCACTGTTGATGAAAATGATTCATTGAAGGAGTCACTCTTACTGCGAACCGTTAGTATGCTTTCAGTGTGTCAAAACAATAGTTTCCTGCTTTTATACTTTTCCTACTTTTTCAAACTTGAGAATATTGCAAATACTGTGTAAAACTGAGTGttgtgtaacaaaaaaaaatctgctcactccaaatccaaaacattatccagaTCTTGAATAGGTTGAGTCTCAATCTTGAAGTGTCCTTCAGCAACATTAATTCTTGCGTTGACTTTCATCGGAAGATTGTGGTGCACCTTGGCTTTCAGCACAACTGCAGCCTGAATGAAAGCTGTGTTTACTCCCATCACTGCAAATGTGTGCATTGcaacactgcaaaaaaaataagtaaatacagGATTTAGTAGCTCTATGTTTCAATATATGACATTTTTAAAAGCTCATCTGTAGATTTACCTTGGTTCAATATGGGCTTGCAGTTGAATGTCAGTGTTCCTGAGTTGAGCAATATGGAAGTTCTCAGCAGGTGGAGGAGTCAGGGTGGCCTGAGCTGTGGGTACAGGCATTtgtgaattaaaaaataaaactgcacaATACATAATACTTTGTAGGTGAAGACAGGTACTATATGAATTCTCTGTTTCTGAGTGCGAAGTACTGACCATTAATTTTGGCAACAGCCACTGCAGCAGTGTACAGACTCAGCTCCATGGGGACACCTACACAGGTGGGTAAGATGCGACGCACCTCAGTGGCCAGCAGGGATTTTGCCCACTGGATCGCAAGGTTAGACTGCAGTGCACTGAGCACATTCCTCACAATTGCGTGCTGTGCTGCAGGTCCTGTGGCCAGCTTCAAAAGAACAAGAGAATGAGTAAGACTGAACATCAATACAATGCTAACGACATCGACTgattttctttaaaaatccatttcaaATAAACAACAAAATTACACATTTAGGAGTACCTGTACTGCTTGTTCAATGAGGTCCCTATCAATGTTGACAAAGGCAATCTCTTGACCGAAGAGTTTCAGGTACATGGAAGCCAACGGTTGGTCTGTGGGTAATGCCTTCCAGTTTGATAGCTTTATGGGAAACAGAATGAAAATGAAGGGCTTATATCATATAAACACAAGAGCCAAAATATCCAGATATATTTCTATTAGTTTGCTCACAATAAAATTATGCACCCAAATGCGGTGACTCACATTATTGAGAATACGCTTTATCCTTGTGATTCTGTCAGCATTGGCAGGAGCAGCTGGTGCTTTCAAAAGGGCCTCCTGAAGTCCTTCTGTTCTTACCCCAAGCTGCGAGAAAGAGTGGCTTAATCAACCTGATAGGAATCCTCACTTATCATAAGAATTATACTCTTATCTTATGAAGACTACTTCGCACCTCCACAACATCAGCCGCCGCCCCAACCATGTAGGCACGGACTTTGGTCACAAGCGCTCTGGGCAAAATGGTGGCAGCATCATTGATGATGAAAGCGCTAGCAGCAGCACCAGCCATCAGGTCATCTATCAAAACAAATGAGCGAAATTATTAAAGTAAACAAAATATACAGTAAGTTAGGTGGGGGTTGTCTGACTATAGTTGGTCCAGACATCTAACACGAGGACAAAACAACAGAAATACTAAAATGCTCTTACTTTTGAAGAAGTCCACATGGATGGCTTTACTGAAACGATAGCTTAGTCTGTCCAGTTTGGGGCTGAGGATCTTCACAGCAACATTGCATGCAGCAGCACTAAATAGAAAGAAGATAATTTGACTCAAAATGGAAAATCAGCAACCAAAAGAGAATAATGTGCTACAAGGAGATTACTGTCTTACACTGGAGCAAGATCAGGGGTTGTACTCCTGGTCAGGGCCTTCATATGAGAGTAGGTGAAGCTAGCCACTTGCAAGCTGGTCTCCTTCTGCAGAGTTTGAGTAACTATAGCTACCACACCCATGGTGGGTTTGGTCTCAAAGAGCACAACACAGGCAACCATCCGTACTTCTGGGTGATTGTCTCTGTCCATAAACAACTGAAGGGCAATTTCCTGAACCTGAACCAAAGCAACAGGCACAGATGTCAGTGGAAGGTCATATAGTAAATCACTGGATAATCACTGCTACTCTTAATAAATTTGGGCTTAATGGTAAACACACCGCTCTGCGTTCCCTTTTGGCAATGTTCCTCAGGGCCATGACAGCATCAACCCGGACTTTGACTGTGAGCAAATGGGCTGCAGAACCAAACCCAGGCAGCACCTTCAGAATTGACTTAATGCTGGCAGGGTAACCAGCATTGCCGATGACTTTAACGGCTAGGGCAATATCTGCAACATCTCCCTTAGCAATGGCATCTGCAGCAAAGTCATGGACTGGCTGTAGAGGGGAAAAAAGGTATagtatggtaaaaaaaaattatcaaatGAACGATATAGGAAATTTATAGTTAAAATCAAAAATATGAAACTAATGGAAAAAAACTCTTTGCATTTACCTTTATAATATCTGCAGGACAGTTCGGGGTATCAGCACAAAACTTAAATGCCATGGAACCGTACACAAGCATGGCTGTGTCTCTGACAATGTTGTGCTGCTGAACTCTGGGATGAAATGCCAGAGCCTGAAGATGGGAGAGATGTAACACTTTACTATTTACCCAAcgagaatgaaattatattgttGAATGCAATGAGGAATACTACGTGCTACATACCTTTGCTATGTTCATGGTCTCCTGATCAGCGTCCACCAGGTGCACAGTACTCAACAGAGCCTGGATGAATTCAGGTGTTGTTAGATCACCAGCCAGGAACTTTTCCTTGATGAACTTCATAGCGCTTGCATCTCCAATTGCAGGAACAGCATCCACGATCCAACGTCTAAAGCAGAACAATTTTTCCTTGTGAAGCCACAGCCTCAGTGTGCAGAATTGTAACCATGCCTTTCTGCAACATGTCAGCTTCACtataacattaaaaataaaattttaaatatagatATGTACCTGTAAGTTGGTTTAGCCTTGAACTGAGTCCAGATGGTCTCAACAGTCTCCATTTCTGCATCACGCATTAGCTGGACCAGCTGAATAAACTTTAATGGAGCATCATCATGAACCTGGGCCACATTGTTTGTGGCCAGATGAGTCAAGGTTTCCACAATCTGTGAACATAGAGAAGAAGAGTATGACTATGGGAAGATGGCATCTACCAAGCTCTTTTTGTATAAAACAACCAAAATTATAACATCAATGGTAGTGAAACAAGAGTATAGGGAAACTGTAATCTCCGACTTCTGCACTCCCACAAACAAGGCGAGCATCTCTAAATTACTTATAGTTTGTGAATGTATGCATATACTGTGATAAACTGGCAGCCTACCCAGGGAGTCCCATGACTGGTACCCTCTACTGGATAAGTGAGCATAAAAGATAGATAGTAAGAAGTAATACCTGGGTCTGTGCATTATTGACTTTAATGAGTTGAATAGGGGTCTGGTCAAGTTCAGTATCAAATTCATATTGCAGGGATCCACGGGCGATATAGTCTGCTTGTATGGGCTGTACTGGGACATTCTGCATCTCAGAAAACCGCAGGACTTGTCTAGGAAACAAAAAGGATTAATTGGTATAGGAAATGTGAATTCTATTTGGGTACAACCTTTTAGTTTTGATATACAGACGCGCACTACCTTGCTTCCATCTGGCCAGCTCCAGTCATTTCGTGGAATGGTGTGAACTGGTGTACCTCCTGAACAGTCGCCTCAGTGATCAGACTCCCAGCACCACTTGGTTTCATCACATAGTTGTATGATGCAGCTCCTCTCAGGTTCTTTACTCTCTGATCAGGAGAAACAGCTTCTTGAGACCTTTACCATGACCAAGGAGAACTGACCAGGAGAAAAAGTTGAAGTCCTCTTTACCTGCTGGCATCGGTCACATGATTCTATGTATTCCATTCCCACATCGGTAACGATTCGCTCGTGGCAG is a window of Brienomyrus brachyistius isolate T26 chromosome 15, BBRACH_0.4, whole genome shotgun sequence DNA encoding:
- the LOC125708861 gene encoding vitellogenin-like produces the protein MRPVILALALALVAGQQNSLTPDFSTSKTYVYKYEALLLGGLPNEGLARAGMKIVSKVLISGIAQNTYLLQLSNPEILEYSGNWPKDQFTPAQKLTEALSAQLRTPIKFEYTNGVVGKVFAPAGVSATVLNIHRGILNIIQLNIKKTQKVYELQEAGTQGVCKTDYVIDEDTKGEHIYVIKSKDLDNCHERIVTDVGMEYIESCDRCQQRVKNLRGAASYNYVMKPSGAGSLITEATVQEVHQFTPFHEMTGAGQMEARQVLRFSEMQNVPVQPIQADYIARGSLQYEFDTELDQTPIQLIKVNNAQTQIVETLTHLATNNVAQVHDDAPLKFIQLVQLMRDAEMETVETIWTQFKAKPTYRRWIVDAVPAIGDASAMKFIKEKFLAGDLTTPEFIQALLSTVHLVDADQETMNIAKALAFHPRVQQHNIVRDTAMLVYGSMAFKFCADTPNCPADIIKPVHDFAADAIAKGDVADIALAVKVIGNAGYPASIKSILKVLPGFGSAAHLLTVKVRVDAVMALRNIAKRERRAVQEIALQLFMDRDNHPEVRMVACVVLFETKPTMGVVAIVTQTLQKETSLQVASFTYSHMKALTRSTTPDLAPVAAACNVAVKILSPKLDRLSYRFSKAIHVDFFKNDLMAGAAASAFIINDAATILPRALVTKVRAYMVGAAADVVELGVRTEGLQEALLKAPAAPANADRITRIKRILNNLSNWKALPTDQPLASMYLKLFGQEIAFVNIDRDLIEQAVQLATGPAAQHAIVRNVLSALQSNLAIQWAKSLLATEVRRILPTCVGVPMELSLYTAAVAVAKINAQATLTPPPAENFHIAQLRNTDIQLQAHIEPSVAMHTFAVMGVNTAFIQAAVVLKAKVHHNLPMKVNARINVAEGHFKIETQPIQDLDNVLDLDAEAFAVARNVENLSAARKTPIVPEALAARISKEKFTSAESSDSDLSSSSEIMSSGAIDTNQPMETRVSARIDRKLCITMQRLGVKACVKIASQNAGFMRNSPLYKLIGDHNITIAMKPVSDEGIEKIQVEIQVGPKAASKLIKTVTLPEEKERPVVSKLKKILQTDMRQRLKNSTSSSSSSSSSSSSSSSSSSSSSSSSSSSSSSSSSSSSSSSSSSSSSSSSSPSNRRRKDEDKGAKNKDNKRRSSSSSSSSRSSKSSSNSDSSSSSSSSSSEEEVYKYKFIKYNQKEQTKSKADDRRRSSSSSESSSSSSSSSSSSSSSSDSSFENIYRKSRLLGDSIPPEFAVIIRAVRTDGKMQGYQAAAYLDRDTSRLQVIMAALAENDNWKMCADGILLSMHKVQAKVGWGEHCQKYGVDIAAETGLMGTNPAARLKLKWDKIPRALKKSADMIAEYIPGAAFMSGLRGGRDKNTKRQIKLIVTVAAPRLLNVIMKTPRMTFYKLAVYNPFALPIGDAASQIRQDQSLSDRILYMFNEANAARCRMENDMLTTFNRRKIRSVMPESCYQVLAQDCTPELKFMVLLKNSSSSDAHAIVKISNVDIDLLIEEDKIRVNVNGMRIPSSSLPYEHPSGSVRIVRKADGVSLSAPGHGLHEVYFDENTWEIVVDDWMKGKTCGICGKADGEIREEFRTPNGRLASSAISFSHSWVLPGKSCRDADQCFMKTESVQLEKQINLGGQNSKCYSVEPVLRCFPGCNPLKTTPVTVGFHCLPIDSNVNHLSSFWEKSVDLKEITDAHVACHCTHQCA